The following proteins are co-located in the Anaerolineales bacterium genome:
- a CDS encoding penicillin-binding protein 2 translates to MDDPLADAGLGEAVQPIRLSRPRIISMMVGVSLLALGLLVQLVRVQFGPYAPVFADWAENSAGRLERLVPARGNIYDRNGNLLATNASRYIAEIEVRQLTSQSRSDIASVLSELLGLPFDDLQAQLETDWISLGQYRTRLTQRDDKGKTWPISVEKEDAEIVFALLDDPLGPDLSGLDLVPAPRRVYPAGTLAGHLLGFVNQEGKGFFGVEGYYDEWLAGRPLTIERPIIPPEARVAPDPPAGVNLVLTIDSGIQQAAEIALEEAIDDSEAESGQVIVMDPRNGEILAMAAWPALNPNDYDAWLPGGEGPGNQAEKTDKEKDQAAEGQDDAKQDDEEPVITPGVAGQFEPGSTFKVLTMAAALDAGVVTPLEQFVDTGEIEVGGHTIRNWDGRGYGPVDMIGCLRYSLNVCLAHVAARELGASLFYDYMTAFGIGQITGTDLAGEIPGKLRTPRDPQWTESDLGTNSFGQGVSLSAIQLLAAVSAIANDGFMVQPHIVRQVVGPQGVFAPKTTVLGQPISTDTARLLTEMLAISLEGETSHASLPGYRIAGKTGTAQIAREYGYDPRWTIASFIGWGPLPNPRFMILVRLDKPVSSPWGSVVAAPVFQELAERVVVLLNLPPDPAVMPIAGGG, encoded by the coding sequence ATGGATGACCCGCTGGCTGACGCCGGATTAGGTGAGGCGGTCCAGCCCATCCGTCTCTCACGGCCGCGCATCATCTCGATGATGGTGGGCGTCAGCCTGCTTGCCCTCGGGCTGCTCGTTCAACTGGTCCGGGTCCAGTTTGGCCCGTACGCGCCGGTCTTCGCCGACTGGGCTGAGAATTCCGCCGGCCGGCTGGAGCGCCTGGTCCCTGCCCGGGGGAATATCTACGACCGCAACGGCAACCTCCTGGCCACCAACGCCAGCCGTTACATTGCCGAGATCGAGGTCCGGCAGCTCACTTCGCAGAGCCGCAGCGACATCGCCAGCGTCCTGTCCGAGCTGCTGGGCCTGCCATTCGACGACCTCCAGGCTCAGCTCGAAACCGATTGGATCTCGCTCGGCCAGTACCGCACGCGGCTGACCCAGAGGGACGACAAGGGAAAGACCTGGCCGATCAGTGTCGAGAAGGAAGATGCGGAGATCGTGTTCGCTCTGCTGGACGACCCGCTCGGGCCGGACCTCTCTGGCTTGGACTTGGTGCCGGCGCCCCGGCGGGTGTACCCGGCGGGCACTCTGGCGGGTCACCTTCTAGGCTTCGTCAACCAGGAAGGCAAGGGGTTTTTTGGCGTCGAGGGCTACTACGACGAATGGCTGGCGGGCCGGCCGCTGACGATTGAGCGGCCGATCATCCCGCCCGAAGCCCGGGTTGCGCCCGACCCGCCGGCCGGGGTCAATCTCGTGCTGACGATCGACTCCGGGATCCAGCAGGCCGCCGAGATCGCTCTGGAAGAGGCCATCGACGACAGCGAGGCCGAGTCCGGACAGGTCATCGTCATGGATCCACGCAACGGCGAGATCCTGGCGATGGCGGCCTGGCCGGCTCTCAATCCCAATGACTACGATGCGTGGCTGCCTGGCGGCGAGGGCCCCGGGAACCAGGCCGAAAAGACTGACAAAGAAAAGGATCAGGCCGCGGAAGGGCAGGACGACGCCAAGCAGGACGACGAGGAGCCGGTGATCACCCCCGGTGTCGCAGGCCAGTTCGAGCCCGGCTCGACCTTCAAGGTGCTGACGATGGCCGCCGCCCTGGATGCTGGGGTCGTGACCCCGCTCGAGCAGTTCGTCGACACCGGAGAGATCGAGGTTGGCGGGCACACGATCCGCAACTGGGACGGTCGCGGCTATGGGCCGGTCGACATGATCGGCTGCCTGCGCTACTCGCTCAATGTCTGCCTGGCCCACGTGGCAGCCCGTGAGCTTGGGGCTTCGTTGTTCTACGACTACATGACCGCCTTCGGCATCGGGCAGATCACGGGAACCGACCTGGCCGGGGAAATCCCTGGCAAGCTGCGCACGCCCCGCGATCCCCAGTGGACCGAGTCGGATCTGGGGACCAACTCCTTTGGCCAGGGGGTATCCCTGTCGGCGATCCAGCTGTTGGCGGCGGTCAGCGCCATCGCCAACGACGGATTCATGGTGCAGCCGCATATCGTGCGCCAGGTCGTTGGCCCTCAGGGGGTGTTCGCCCCCAAGACCACCGTGCTCGGACAGCCGATTTCCACCGATACGGCGCGCCTGCTGACCGAGATGCTCGCGATTTCGCTAGAGGGCGAAACCAGCCACGCCAGCCTGCCGGGCTACCGCATCGCCGGCAAGACCGGCACGGCGCAAATCGCAAGGGAATACGGCTACGATCCCCGCTGGACCATTGCTTCCTTCATCGGCTGGGGCCCGCTGCCCAATCCGCGCTTCATGATCCTGGTCCGGCTGGACAAGCCGGTGAGCTCGCCTTGGGGCTCCGTCGTGGCTGCGCCTGTCTTCCAGGAGCTGGCCGAACGCGTGGTTGTTCTGCTCAACCTCCCACCCGATCCGGCGGTGATGCCGATCGCCGGAGGCGGGTAG
- a CDS encoding UDP-N-acetylmuramoyl-tripeptide--D-alanyl-D-alanine ligase has product MLTLGIVLEALTGRAFPEVGQVITDAAVDSRLVIPGSLFVALPGEHADGHNYVTGAFERGAIVAVIEKDLPGAFDVLDLRGGAAPTLPSEIGLPLCLRVDSSLLALQAAAAHWRSRLPTRVIGVTGSVGKSTTKELIADILDERFRTLKNPGNQNNEIGLPLSLLRLSEAHERAVLEMGFYVPGEIALLCELARPAVGVITNISQVHLERAGNLQAIIDGKAELVESLPAGPGSAAILNFDDPLVRPMAARTPAEVMFYGLSPEADLWADEVESLGLEGVRFTLHYRGDHIHIRVPLLGRHSVHTALRAAAVGLTEGLRWDEIVHGLQATQSQLRLVAVQGPRGSLIIDDTYNAAPPSVIAALNLLGDLEGRHTAVLGDMLELGEYEEEGHRIVGMRAAGVVDELVTVGERARWIADEAGRSGLSRSRIVQLESSQAAVDYLLPRIGDGDVILVKGSRGMHLDLIVAGLESLS; this is encoded by the coding sequence ATGTTGACGCTCGGAATCGTGCTCGAAGCTCTGACGGGCCGGGCTTTCCCGGAGGTGGGGCAGGTCATCACCGATGCGGCGGTGGACTCGCGGCTGGTGATCCCCGGATCGCTGTTCGTGGCACTCCCTGGAGAACATGCCGACGGACACAACTACGTGACGGGTGCCTTCGAGCGCGGGGCGATCGTGGCCGTGATAGAGAAGGACCTGCCCGGCGCCTTCGATGTGCTTGATCTGCGGGGCGGGGCGGCACCGACCCTCCCATCCGAGATTGGCCTCCCGCTTTGCCTGCGGGTCGACAGCAGCCTGCTGGCGCTGCAGGCGGCGGCAGCCCACTGGCGCTCACGACTGCCCACCCGGGTGATCGGAGTGACGGGAAGCGTGGGCAAGTCGACCACCAAGGAACTGATTGCAGACATCCTAGACGAGCGCTTCCGGACACTGAAGAACCCTGGCAATCAGAACAACGAGATCGGCCTGCCGCTGAGCCTTCTGCGCTTGAGCGAGGCCCATGAGCGAGCCGTGCTTGAGATGGGCTTCTACGTTCCGGGGGAAATCGCCCTGCTGTGCGAGCTGGCCCGGCCGGCCGTCGGGGTGATCACCAATATCAGCCAGGTACACCTTGAGCGGGCTGGGAACCTGCAGGCCATCATCGACGGCAAGGCAGAGCTCGTCGAGAGCTTGCCGGCAGGGCCCGGCAGTGCGGCGATCCTCAACTTCGATGACCCGCTGGTGCGGCCGATGGCCGCTCGCACCCCGGCCGAGGTCATGTTCTACGGCCTCTCCCCCGAGGCCGACCTGTGGGCGGACGAGGTCGAGAGCCTGGGCTTGGAGGGAGTCCGCTTCACGCTCCATTACAGGGGAGATCACATCCACATACGGGTGCCCCTGCTGGGCCGGCATTCGGTGCATACGGCGCTGCGGGCGGCCGCCGTCGGGCTGACCGAGGGCCTGCGCTGGGACGAGATCGTGCACGGCCTGCAGGCCACCCAGAGCCAGCTGCGGCTGGTCGCGGTGCAGGGGCCGCGCGGCTCGCTGATCATCGACGACACCTACAACGCCGCTCCGCCTTCGGTGATCGCCGCCCTCAATCTTCTGGGCGACCTCGAAGGCCGGCACACCGCCGTGCTCGGCGACATGCTGGAGCTGGGCGAGTACGAAGAGGAGGGGCACCGGATCGTGGGGATGCGGGCTGCCGGCGTCGTGGATGAACTGGTGACCGTCGGCGAACGCGCTCGCTGGATCGCCGACGAAGCCGGTCGATCCGGCCTGTCCCGCTCTCGGATTGTCCAGCTCGAAAGCAGCCAGGCTGCGGTCGACTACCTGCTGCCTCGAATCGGCGATGGCGATGTGATCCTGGTCAAGGGGTCACGCGGGATGCATCTGGACCTGATCGTTGCCGGACTGGAGAGCCTGTCGTGA
- the mraY gene encoding phospho-N-acetylmuramoyl-pentapeptide-transferase, translating into MAVALSLGGITFLLTVIWGGPMIRIMRMLKIGKQIRIEGPQRHITKLGTPTMGGWMFIIPVLMITVVLNLVSIVSDLDVLGRAVLLPLMVMVAFGVLGAIDDWEGVRGQRRGMGMSARMKFFWQIVIALIAAVALKYGLRAPDLFIPNYPAEIDLGFWYIPFAVFIIVSGTNAVNLTDGLDGLAGLIAATAFAAYGVIAMLLGQVFLMRFCFTLVGAVFAFLWYNVHPAELFMGDTGSLSLGATLAVVALMTGRAILLPVIAIIPVSVTLSVILQIGYFKLTKGRRLFKMAPLQHHFELIGWSETQVVQRFWLVNLLAVMVGVALALLRGE; encoded by the coding sequence ATGGCGGTGGCCCTGTCCCTGGGCGGCATCACCTTTCTGCTGACGGTGATCTGGGGCGGGCCGATGATCCGCATCATGCGCATGCTGAAGATCGGCAAGCAGATCCGGATCGAAGGTCCCCAACGCCACATCACCAAGCTGGGCACCCCGACGATGGGGGGGTGGATGTTCATCATCCCGGTCCTGATGATCACTGTCGTGCTCAACCTGGTGTCGATCGTCAGCGACCTGGACGTGCTCGGGCGGGCCGTGCTGCTGCCGCTGATGGTGATGGTTGCCTTTGGCGTGCTTGGGGCGATCGATGACTGGGAAGGCGTGCGCGGGCAGCGGCGCGGAATGGGCATGTCAGCGCGCATGAAGTTCTTTTGGCAGATCGTGATCGCCTTGATAGCTGCCGTGGCGCTCAAGTACGGCCTGCGGGCCCCGGACCTGTTCATCCCCAACTACCCGGCCGAGATCGACCTGGGGTTTTGGTACATCCCGTTCGCCGTGTTCATCATCGTCTCCGGGACGAATGCTGTGAACCTGACGGACGGACTCGATGGGTTGGCCGGATTAATCGCCGCCACGGCGTTCGCTGCCTACGGGGTCATCGCCATGCTGCTGGGGCAGGTATTCCTGATGCGCTTCTGCTTCACCCTGGTGGGGGCGGTGTTCGCCTTCCTCTGGTACAACGTCCACCCCGCCGAGCTCTTCATGGGGGACACCGGATCGCTCTCGCTCGGCGCCACGCTGGCCGTAGTGGCGTTGATGACCGGCCGCGCCATCCTGCTTCCGGTCATCGCCATCATCCCGGTCAGCGTCACCCTGAGCGTCATCCTGCAGATCGGCTACTTCAAGCTCACCAAGGGGCGTCGCCTGTTCAAGATGGCGCCTTTGCAGCATCACTTCGAACTCATTGGATGGAGCGAAACCCAGGTGGTGCAGCGATTCTGGCTCGTCAACCTGCTGGCGGTCATGGTCGGCGTTGCCCTGGCCTTGCTCCGAGGAGAGTGA
- the murD gene encoding UDP-N-acetylmuramoyl-L-alanine--D-glutamate ligase translates to MRDWKGLRVVVLGLARQGKAAARFFSEHGAQVVASDLKPLDDLRPACEELAGLPIEFVLGGHPPGLLAGADLLCLSGGVPADLPLAQQARAAGVGLTNDAQVFLDACPARTIGITGSAGKTTTTALVGRMAEHHLAGSGARAWVGGNIGRPLLAVLPEIQPNDWVVQELSSFQLELMTASVHVAAVLNVTPNHLDRHHTMQAYTEAKARLLGHQEASGTAVLCREDLGSWALRDRVRGELIAFGRDDHELDGTFVADGGVCLRRHGRLLRLLPLSDIRLRGEHNLLNVLAACAVAAAAELSAEAMAAAVRAFEGVPHRLEFVRRLGGADWYNDSIGTAPERAMAAIRAFDEPIVLLAGGRDKDLPWDSFADVVSQRVDHLVLFGEAADKVGRAVQAAMARQATPRPESIDRCQTLAQAVQAAARRAEAGDVVLLSPGGTSFDEFPDFEARGGAFRSLVQAL, encoded by the coding sequence GTGCGCGACTGGAAGGGGCTGCGGGTAGTGGTGCTCGGTCTGGCCCGTCAGGGCAAAGCCGCCGCTCGGTTTTTCTCTGAGCACGGGGCTCAGGTGGTCGCCAGCGATCTCAAACCGCTGGACGATCTTCGCCCGGCGTGCGAAGAGCTGGCCGGGCTGCCGATCGAGTTCGTGCTGGGAGGCCATCCGCCCGGGCTGCTGGCGGGAGCCGACCTGTTGTGCCTATCCGGCGGGGTTCCCGCCGATCTGCCGCTGGCACAGCAGGCCCGGGCCGCTGGCGTCGGCCTGACCAACGATGCCCAGGTGTTCTTGGACGCCTGCCCGGCCCGGACCATCGGCATCACGGGCTCGGCAGGCAAGACAACCACCACGGCGCTGGTCGGGCGGATGGCCGAGCACCACCTGGCCGGGAGTGGCGCCAGGGCATGGGTCGGCGGCAACATCGGCCGGCCTCTCCTGGCAGTCCTGCCGGAAATCCAGCCGAACGACTGGGTGGTGCAGGAGCTCTCCTCCTTCCAGTTGGAACTGATGACGGCCAGCGTGCATGTGGCCGCCGTCCTCAACGTCACACCTAACCACCTGGATCGGCACCATACGATGCAGGCCTACACCGAGGCCAAGGCGCGGCTGCTCGGGCACCAGGAGGCATCCGGCACGGCCGTGCTGTGTCGAGAGGACTTAGGCTCATGGGCTTTGCGGGACCGGGTACGCGGTGAACTGATCGCTTTCGGCCGTGATGACCATGAACTAGACGGCACCTTTGTCGCCGACGGCGGAGTTTGCCTGCGGCGGCACGGGCGCCTGCTCCGGCTGTTGCCGCTCAGCGATATTCGGCTGCGCGGTGAGCACAACCTGCTGAATGTCCTCGCGGCTTGCGCCGTGGCGGCAGCGGCGGAGTTGTCGGCCGAGGCGATGGCGGCCGCCGTGCGCGCGTTCGAAGGCGTGCCGCACCGGCTGGAATTCGTCCGCCGCCTGGGCGGCGCGGACTGGTACAACGACTCCATCGGCACCGCGCCCGAGCGGGCCATGGCCGCGATTCGCGCCTTTGACGAGCCGATCGTGCTGCTGGCCGGCGGGCGCGACAAGGATCTGCCCTGGGACTCGTTCGCCGACGTGGTCAGCCAGCGCGTTGACCACCTGGTGCTGTTTGGAGAGGCGGCCGACAAGGTGGGGCGGGCGGTGCAGGCCGCCATGGCTCGCCAGGCCACGCCTCGGCCGGAGAGCATCGACCGCTGCCAGACGCTGGCCCAAGCGGTGCAGGCCGCCGCCCGACGGGCCGAAGCGGGGGATGTTGTCCTTCTCTCGCCGGGAGGGACATCCTTCGACGAGTTCCCGGACTTCGAAGCTCGGGGAGGGGCCTTCCGGTCCCTGGTGCAGGCGCTGTGA